A single genomic interval of Vanessa atalanta chromosome 12, ilVanAtal1.2, whole genome shotgun sequence harbors:
- the LOC125067621 gene encoding GTPase HRas encodes MTEYKLVVVGAGGVGKSALTIQLIQNHFVDEYDPTIEDSYRKQVVIDGETCLLDILDTAGQEEYSAMRDQYMRTGEGFLLVFAVNSAKSFEDIGSYREQIKRVKDAEEVPMVLVGNKCDLQAWAVDMTQAREVARSYGVPFVETSAKTRMGVDDAFYTLVREIRKDKESRGKKYRRGNKLGSRRTFKCTLI; translated from the exons ATGACCGAGTACAAGTTAGTGGTGGTAGGGGCTGGTGGCGTCGGTAAATCCGCATTGACTATACAGCTGATTCAAAATCATTTCGTGGATGAGTACGATCCAACGATCGAAGATTCGTATAGGAAACAAGTGGTTATAGACGGGGAGACGTGTCTGTTAGATATATTGGATACGGCAGGTCAAGAAGAGTACTCCGCTATGAGGGACCAATATATGCGGACAGGGGAGGGGTTCTTGTTGGTGTTCGCGGTAAATAGTGCTAAGAGTTTCGAGGACATTGGATCATACAGAGAGCAGATAAAGCGAGTGAAGGACGCGGAAGAAGTGCCGATGGTGTTAGTAGGTAACAAGTGCGACCTTCAGGCATGGGCTGTCGACATGACGCAAGCGCGAGAG GTGGCGCGAAGTTATGGTGTACCATTCGTAGAAACATCAGCAAAAACCCGTATGGGCGTAGACGATGCCTTCTACACTCTAGTCCGGGAGATCCGCAAGGACAAAGAGAGCCGCGGTAAGAAATACAGAAGAGGGAACAAACTCGGATCCCGGCGTACTTTTAAATGtacacttatttaa